From a single Natronorubrum tibetense GA33 genomic region:
- a CDS encoding MFS transporter encodes MSRSSAEYRHEYGLVAVAALSYTCLMFVWFSLPAYLSVIIDDLGLSSTQAGMLAGAVPLTYIPLALFSGIAVDRIGPGRSLAVGVVIYGLAQIGRSIAPGFPSLLAATLLLGVGATAITFGLPKLVGVLFPPTKTGRPSAIYLVGASAGSALVFAVGRPVLGPWLGGWRALFFWSGVVSVVYGLGWLLVARRARIDDRMADDDSFSLESVVADLRLVLSHRELQLVVVIGTMYLLLNHGLQGWLPTLLESRGFSAGLAGQATSLLIGAYVVGVLTVPELADRFEARHSALMGCGTVAFLGLLGVIVGDTGALVVVGIVVTGLGVGGVSPLVRAIPPDLEGIGARLTGTAVGFIFAVGEIGGFFGPMLIGVFHDATGSFVPGLAMLAGGALVVVLAGGGLQRRAE; translated from the coding sequence ATGAGTCGCTCGAGTGCCGAGTATCGTCACGAGTACGGCCTCGTCGCCGTCGCGGCACTGAGCTACACCTGCCTGATGTTCGTCTGGTTCTCGCTGCCGGCGTACTTGTCGGTGATCATCGACGATCTGGGGCTCTCGAGTACGCAGGCGGGGATGCTCGCCGGCGCGGTGCCGCTGACGTACATCCCGCTCGCACTCTTTTCGGGGATCGCGGTCGATCGAATCGGTCCCGGACGGAGTCTCGCAGTCGGCGTGGTGATCTACGGGCTCGCCCAGATCGGTCGCAGTATCGCCCCCGGGTTTCCGTCGTTGCTCGCCGCGACGCTCCTGCTCGGCGTCGGCGCGACGGCGATCACCTTCGGGCTCCCGAAACTGGTCGGCGTGCTCTTTCCGCCGACGAAGACCGGTCGCCCGTCCGCGATCTACCTCGTCGGCGCGTCGGCGGGGTCGGCGCTCGTGTTCGCGGTCGGCCGGCCGGTGCTGGGCCCGTGGCTCGGCGGCTGGCGAGCGCTGTTCTTCTGGAGCGGCGTCGTCTCCGTCGTCTACGGACTGGGCTGGCTGCTCGTCGCCCGCCGGGCGCGGATCGACGACCGGATGGCCGACGACGACTCCTTCTCGCTCGAGTCGGTCGTCGCCGACCTTCGACTGGTGCTCTCGCATCGCGAGCTCCAGTTGGTCGTCGTCATCGGGACGATGTACCTGCTGCTCAATCACGGACTACAGGGGTGGCTGCCGACGCTGCTCGAGTCCCGCGGGTTCTCGGCCGGGCTGGCCGGGCAGGCGACGAGCCTGCTGATCGGGGCCTACGTCGTCGGCGTGCTAACGGTGCCCGAACTGGCGGATCGGTTCGAGGCCCGGCATTCCGCCCTGATGGGCTGTGGAACCGTTGCCTTCCTCGGTCTCCTGGGGGTGATCGTCGGCGACACCGGGGCGCTGGTCGTCGTCGGCATCGTCGTGACTGGCCTGGGGGTCGGCGGCGTCTCACCGCTCGTCCGGGCGATTCCGCCGGATCTCGAGGGGATCGGCGCGCGACTCACGGGCACCGCGGTGGGCTTTATTTTCGCCGTCGGCGAGATCGGCGGCTTCTTCGGCCCGATGCTCATCGGCGTCTTCCACGACGCGACGGGGTCGTTCGTCCCCGGGCTGGCGATGCTCGCGGGCGGGGCGCTGGTCGTTGTTCTCGCTGGAGGGGGGCTGCAACGACGGGCTGAATGA
- a CDS encoding DCC1-like thiol-disulfide oxidoreductase family protein — MIEPTLVYDDDCGFCTWWADYFDDRTAIRIVGFSDLPDHPDLQERLPEHYEECSHFLTEGARYSCGASIEEALRRYDENGPVGNTIEFLRNFEDYGQIREWGYRQVADNRDKWGQVMSKTPPARQTADDR; from the coding sequence ATGATCGAGCCGACCCTCGTCTACGACGACGACTGCGGCTTCTGTACGTGGTGGGCCGACTACTTCGACGACCGCACGGCAATCCGGATCGTCGGCTTCAGCGACCTGCCGGACCACCCCGACCTGCAGGAGCGACTGCCAGAACACTACGAGGAATGTTCGCACTTCCTGACCGAAGGCGCCCGCTACTCCTGTGGCGCGTCGATCGAGGAGGCGTTGCGCCGGTACGACGAGAACGGTCCCGTCGGAAACACGATCGAGTTCCTCCGAAACTTCGAGGACTACGGGCAGATTCGCGAGTGGGGCTACCGACAGGTGGCGGACAACCGCGACAAGTGGGGGCAAGTGATGTCGAAGACACCGCCGGCGCGCCAGACGGCCGACGACCGCTGA
- a CDS encoding CPBP family intramembrane glutamic endopeptidase yields the protein MTDDTASNETTPETAAASIAAPEEIDSEFLEYSNPWQFFAIAFGVSYLFWIPLIVLEYEPFAMPGVLLFAAGGLGVPGAAICLLFRAAEKKHRRDYWRRLVDVRRIGLRWYAVIFLLVPVLNGLALLLGVLAGDTVPAFERAAEFAVDPVSIIPYVVFMVFFGPLPEELGWRGYALDGLQARWNALGASLILGFVWAVWHVPLFFMQGTYQAGLGVLSLPFLEFMVGAVIISILYTWIYNNTGRSILGAVLFHFSGNFSGELVPHGAIGELLPAALALLVAIVVVVVYGPKTLTRRSIAQSSS from the coding sequence GTGACCGACGACACCGCCAGTAACGAAACGACACCGGAGACAGCGGCTGCATCCATCGCAGCACCCGAGGAGATCGACTCCGAGTTCCTCGAGTACTCGAACCCGTGGCAGTTCTTCGCCATCGCGTTCGGCGTCTCGTACCTCTTCTGGATACCGCTGATCGTCCTCGAGTACGAACCGTTCGCGATGCCCGGCGTGCTCCTGTTCGCCGCCGGCGGGCTCGGCGTTCCGGGTGCAGCCATCTGCTTGCTCTTTCGGGCTGCCGAGAAGAAGCATCGGAGAGACTATTGGCGACGGCTCGTCGACGTCCGGCGGATCGGACTGCGCTGGTACGCCGTGATCTTCCTGTTAGTTCCGGTCCTGAACGGCCTCGCGCTGCTGTTGGGCGTTCTCGCTGGCGACACGGTACCAGCGTTCGAGCGAGCGGCCGAGTTTGCCGTCGATCCGGTATCAATCATCCCGTACGTGGTTTTCATGGTGTTTTTCGGCCCGCTACCAGAAGAACTGGGCTGGCGCGGATACGCACTTGATGGGCTGCAAGCACGCTGGAACGCGTTGGGCGCGAGCCTGATTCTCGGATTCGTCTGGGCTGTCTGGCACGTGCCCCTGTTTTTCATGCAGGGAACCTACCAGGCCGGACTCGGCGTGCTATCGCTCCCGTTCCTGGAATTCATGGTTGGAGCAGTGATCATCTCGATCCTCTACACCTGGATCTACAACAACACGGGACGCAGTATCCTCGGGGCGGTACTGTTTCACTTCTCGGGAAACTTCAGCGGCGAACTCGTTCCCCACGGGGCCATCGGAGAACTCCTTCCAGCAGCGCTAGCGCTCCTCGTCGCAATCGTGGTGGTAGTCGTCTATGGACCGAAGACGCTAACTCGACGTTCGATCGCACAGTCATCTAGCTGA
- a CDS encoding MBL fold metallo-hydrolase: MKLRFLGGAREVGRSAILVNDALLLDFGMLTASPPQFPVETPTPEAVVVSHGHLDHVGTVPALLSGDARPPIHWTPPTYELTMTLARDTLKLHGGTFHCPFTETDLRRVTQVSETHGYRETFEAAGHEVTFYNAGHIPGSAHVLVDDGETRLLYTGDFHIDDRSGTGGNVASNRGENPAEPVSGQRLVAGSSARPEADVVLCESTYSDVEHEDRAVVEKRFAESVETTLWEGGTVVVPAFAIGRTQELMLVCAAHDIPCYVDGMGKEVTEMLRQHPDFVRDSEAFRRAVSHARFVTGRDGQRKRIVDQTAAIITTSGMLSGGPAMTYIPEIRGNPTNKITMTGYQVEGTPGRDLLETGRAEIDGRVMPVSAQVEQYDFSAHADRDGVLEFLESYRESPVLVNHGDRCEAFAEELRGEGFDSTAPELGETVTV, translated from the coding sequence ATGAAACTCCGCTTTCTCGGTGGCGCTCGCGAGGTGGGCCGCAGTGCAATCCTCGTGAACGACGCCCTCCTCCTCGATTTCGGGATGCTGACGGCCAGCCCGCCGCAGTTTCCGGTCGAGACGCCGACCCCCGAGGCGGTCGTCGTCTCCCACGGCCACCTCGATCACGTCGGCACGGTACCGGCGCTGCTTTCGGGCGACGCCCGGCCGCCGATCCACTGGACGCCGCCGACGTACGAACTGACGATGACGCTCGCTCGAGACACGCTCAAACTTCACGGTGGGACGTTTCACTGCCCATTTACCGAGACCGACCTCCGACGCGTCACACAGGTTTCAGAGACCCACGGCTATCGCGAGACGTTCGAGGCGGCCGGCCACGAGGTCACGTTCTACAACGCCGGCCACATTCCGGGCAGTGCACACGTCCTCGTCGATGACGGCGAGACTCGGCTCCTCTATACGGGTGATTTCCACATCGACGACCGGTCAGGTACGGGCGGCAACGTCGCCTCGAACCGAGGGGAGAATCCCGCCGAACCCGTCAGCGGCCAGCGACTGGTCGCGGGCTCGAGCGCACGCCCCGAGGCAGACGTCGTCCTCTGTGAGAGCACGTACTCCGACGTCGAACACGAGGACCGGGCCGTCGTCGAGAAGCGATTCGCCGAGAGCGTCGAGACGACACTCTGGGAGGGTGGCACGGTCGTCGTCCCCGCGTTCGCGATCGGCCGCACGCAGGAGCTGATGCTCGTCTGTGCGGCCCACGACATTCCATGTTACGTCGACGGCATGGGGAAGGAGGTGACCGAGATGCTCCGACAGCACCCCGACTTCGTCCGCGATTCCGAGGCGTTCAGGCGGGCCGTCTCCCACGCCCGGTTCGTCACCGGTCGCGACGGCCAGCGCAAGCGGATCGTCGACCAGACGGCGGCGATCATCACCACCAGCGGGATGCTCTCGGGCGGCCCGGCGATGACCTACATTCCCGAAATTCGCGGGAATCCGACGAACAAGATCACGATGACCGGCTACCAGGTCGAAGGGACGCCGGGTCGCGACCTCCTCGAGACCGGCCGCGCCGAGATCGACGGGCGCGTGATGCCCGTCAGCGCACAGGTCGAGCAGTACGATTTCTCCGCGCACGCGGATCGAGACGGCGTGCTCGAGTTCCTGGAGTCGTACCGCGAGAGTCCGGTGCTCGTCAACCACGGTGATCGGTGCGAGGCGTTCGCTGAGGAACTACGGGGCGAGGGGTTCGACTCGACCGCGCCCGAACTCGGCGAGACCGTGACGGTGTGA
- a CDS encoding HpcH/HpaI aldolase family protein, producing MATSPRTNLLRRTLEDDAVALGILENTYSPILVEFYGELGLDFVWIDLEHAGPSPFDGERLDDLLRAANVTGTELLVRLPEPDPGMVRKTLDAGVRTLFVSRIETAEEVRRAVEASRFEYDGDPGKRGFASPRASRWGTTDDYAGTEDDEVVVGVTIENPTAVANIEDILAVPELGFVFAGPLDLAVSLGHPGEPTHEAVEEQIEEIRGVVRSWFAEYEGLE from the coding sequence ATGGCGACGTCACCACGCACCAACCTGCTCCGACGGACGCTCGAGGACGATGCCGTCGCGCTCGGCATCCTCGAGAACACCTACAGTCCCATCCTCGTCGAGTTCTACGGCGAACTCGGCCTCGACTTCGTCTGGATCGACCTCGAGCACGCCGGTCCGAGTCCGTTCGACGGCGAGCGACTGGACGACCTGCTCCGCGCGGCGAACGTGACGGGGACGGAACTGCTCGTTCGGCTGCCCGAACCCGATCCGGGTATGGTTCGGAAGACGCTGGACGCCGGCGTCCGGACCCTGTTCGTCTCGCGGATCGAGACGGCCGAGGAGGTCCGGCGGGCCGTGGAAGCGTCTCGGTTCGAGTACGATGGCGACCCCGGTAAGCGAGGGTTTGCGAGCCCCCGCGCGAGTCGGTGGGGGACGACCGACGACTACGCCGGCACCGAGGACGACGAGGTCGTCGTCGGCGTGACGATCGAGAACCCGACCGCAGTGGCGAACATCGAGGATATTCTGGCGGTTCCGGAACTCGGGTTCGTCTTCGCCGGCCCGCTCGATCTCGCGGTGTCGCTGGGTCATCCCGGGGAGCCGACCCACGAGGCGGTCGAGGAACAGATCGAGGAGATTCGGGGCGTGGTGCGTTCGTGGTTCGCCGAGTACGAGGGACTCGAGTAA
- a CDS encoding MATE family efflux transporter, with protein sequence MSEATDRSVDVTDGELFKPLMVLSAPIVASQILNVGYNLADTYWVGRLGGDAIAALSYSWAVVFLMISVGGGLTVAGTVLIAQNKGAGKIGTASHLAGQTLSFVTVVALAFAAVGYVLTPWLMQMVGAAPGGDAYAYAVSYTRIMFVGIVFMFWFFIFDALSRGWGDTRTPLYLMAISVTLNVLIDPFLILGFDGNPLFVWVGATSLESSLYAATGFDGWGVDGAAVATIFSRGVAAAIGLTLLFTGRVGLQPSLSDLWLDWGTVRQILDIGAPIATEQGFRAFGITVLTAIIALAGTEAVAAYGIVTRLSSLLFMPALGLARGTETVVGQNLGAQQVDRAKQAVKLSSIVVASIFAVVIAVAYQFAEPIVAIFIEAGTEDADLVIEYAKAYVLIAGPSYVFLGIFQILLGGLRGSGSTRAAMVLSVQELWLWRIPIAAVALIVLDMGVFGVWYAVAISYVLSTITTAAWFLRGTWTDDVVTDESPTPTPGD encoded by the coding sequence ATGAGCGAAGCGACAGACCGGTCGGTCGATGTCACCGACGGTGAACTGTTCAAGCCGCTCATGGTGCTGTCGGCGCCGATCGTCGCCTCGCAGATCCTCAACGTCGGCTACAATCTGGCTGACACCTACTGGGTGGGTCGCCTCGGCGGGGACGCCATCGCGGCACTGTCGTACTCTTGGGCGGTCGTCTTCCTGATGATCAGTGTCGGCGGCGGGCTCACCGTCGCCGGGACGGTCCTCATCGCCCAGAACAAGGGAGCAGGAAAAATCGGCACGGCGAGTCACCTCGCCGGCCAGACGCTCTCGTTCGTGACGGTCGTCGCCCTCGCGTTCGCGGCCGTCGGCTACGTACTGACGCCGTGGCTCATGCAGATGGTCGGCGCCGCACCCGGCGGCGATGCCTACGCCTACGCCGTCAGCTACACTCGGATCATGTTCGTCGGCATCGTGTTCATGTTCTGGTTTTTCATCTTCGACGCGCTCTCCCGCGGCTGGGGAGACACCAGAACGCCGCTCTACCTGATGGCCATCAGCGTCACGCTCAACGTGCTCATCGACCCGTTCCTGATCCTCGGCTTCGACGGGAACCCGTTGTTCGTCTGGGTCGGAGCGACGAGTCTCGAATCCTCCCTCTACGCCGCCACCGGCTTCGATGGCTGGGGTGTCGACGGGGCCGCAGTCGCGACGATCTTCTCCCGCGGCGTCGCGGCCGCCATCGGCCTCACGCTGCTGTTCACCGGTCGAGTCGGGCTCCAGCCCTCGCTCTCGGACCTCTGGCTCGACTGGGGGACGGTCCGACAGATCCTCGACATCGGCGCGCCGATCGCGACCGAGCAGGGCTTTCGCGCGTTCGGTATCACCGTCCTGACGGCGATCATCGCGCTCGCGGGTACCGAAGCCGTCGCGGCCTACGGGATCGTCACGCGCCTCTCCTCGTTGCTGTTCATGCCCGCGCTGGGGCTCGCCCGCGGAACTGAGACGGTCGTCGGACAGAACCTCGGCGCTCAGCAGGTCGACCGCGCCAAGCAGGCGGTCAAACTCAGTTCGATCGTCGTCGCCTCGATATTTGCGGTCGTCATCGCCGTCGCCTATCAGTTCGCCGAGCCGATCGTCGCGATCTTCATCGAGGCGGGAACCGAAGACGCCGATCTGGTGATCGAGTACGCGAAGGCGTACGTCCTCATCGCCGGCCCCTCCTACGTCTTCCTCGGCATCTTCCAGATCCTGCTGGGCGGGCTCCGCGGCAGCGGCTCCACCCGAGCCGCGATGGTGCTCTCGGTACAGGAGCTGTGGCTCTGGCGGATTCCGATTGCAGCCGTTGCGCTTATCGTCCTCGACATGGGCGTTTTTGGCGTCTGGTACGCCGTCGCCATCTCGTACGTCCTGTCGACGATCACCACCGCGGCCTGGTTCCTGCGCGGGACCTGGACCGACGACGTCGTGACCGACGAGTCGCCGACGCCCACACCCGGTGATTGA
- a CDS encoding response regulator, producing MDSQPSASGQEVEILLVEDNPGDARLVQELFSDAHILNRFHVATDHREALDFVTQRGEFTDAPRPDIVLLDWHLPRATGEEVLRGMKEDAALSRIPVIVLTGSDVGEELIQTSEFEANAYLTKPVTPDDFISLVRSFEFFWLSVIRSPPDL from the coding sequence ATGGATTCTCAACCCTCCGCTTCCGGTCAGGAGGTGGAGATCCTGTTGGTCGAAGATAACCCCGGAGATGCTCGGCTCGTACAGGAGCTGTTCTCGGACGCACATATCCTGAATAGGTTCCACGTCGCTACAGATCACCGAGAGGCGCTCGATTTCGTTACTCAGCGTGGCGAGTTCACGGACGCTCCGCGACCGGACATCGTACTGCTGGATTGGCACCTTCCCCGAGCGACTGGCGAGGAAGTCCTCCGTGGGATGAAAGAAGATGCGGCGTTGAGCCGGATTCCCGTCATCGTATTAACGGGCTCCGACGTCGGCGAAGAGCTCATCCAAACGTCCGAGTTCGAAGCCAACGCCTATCTCACGAAGCCGGTCACTCCGGACGATTTTATCTCACTCGTACGCTCGTTCGAGTTCTTTTGGCTCAGCGTTATCCGCTCACCACCCGACCTGTAG
- a CDS encoding alpha/beta fold hydrolase yields MADIQQGSPEKEIATVTSTDGTEIAYERSGSGPPLVLVHGAIFDRTIWELGDVRSTFAEHTTVYAMDRRNHGDSESSDDVSVEAQFDDVVAVVESIDDPVHLLGHSAGANFALGAAPRIDNLRSLILHEPAGEPSDEDRDVIEEMMALLDEGQNEQALALFLGDFAQFSSDELDELRSAPIWDTHTDTFHQTLLPLIEAHGEVESDLTPFEDLSTPTLLLVGSESGWLKNMAEELHDTLPNSRLATFEGHGHAPHLVAPDRCADKVLSFIGEVD; encoded by the coding sequence ATGGCCGACATCCAGCAAGGCAGTCCAGAAAAAGAAATAGCGACAGTTACGTCCACAGACGGGACTGAAATTGCGTACGAGCGGTCGGGAAGTGGTCCGCCGCTCGTACTCGTCCACGGGGCTATCTTTGATCGGACGATATGGGAACTCGGGGACGTCCGTTCTACGTTTGCGGAACATACCACGGTCTACGCCATGGACCGACGAAATCACGGCGACAGTGAATCCTCTGACGATGTCAGTGTGGAGGCACAGTTTGACGACGTGGTCGCGGTCGTCGAGTCAATCGACGACCCAGTACACCTACTTGGTCATTCCGCAGGAGCCAACTTCGCACTGGGTGCGGCCCCGCGAATCGACAATCTGCGTAGCTTGATCTTGCACGAGCCCGCCGGTGAACCATCTGATGAGGATAGAGACGTCATCGAAGAGATGATGGCGTTGTTAGACGAGGGGCAGAACGAGCAGGCGCTCGCACTGTTCCTCGGCGACTTCGCTCAATTCTCGTCGGATGAACTTGATGAGCTTCGCTCGGCACCGATATGGGATACGCACACAGATACGTTTCATCAAACGCTGCTGCCCTTGATAGAAGCGCACGGGGAGGTCGAATCAGATCTCACGCCGTTTGAAGACCTTTCTACGCCGACGTTACTTCTCGTCGGGAGTGAGAGCGGGTGGCTCAAAAATATGGCCGAAGAACTCCACGACACGTTGCCGAACAGTCGACTCGCTACCTTCGAGGGACATGGACACGCACCGCATTTGGTCGCACCAGACCGCTGCGCCGATAAGGTGCTGTCCTTTATCGGCGAGGTAGACTAA
- a CDS encoding TetR/AcrR family transcriptional regulator has translation MSTDDTRDAIMLATYEALCEEGYSDLTAQSIADRTDRSKSALFYHYDSREALVADFIEYLIEGFDARVEQTREQPPLERLAAFVDWFLADPDDDDLAFHTAFLELRAQAPYNDVYREKLRESDDILRTAVEDILRDGIDTGDFRAHDPESVSALLLASFDGARIRQFTLGRDEYLETVRAETVDRVLADVLTADVEFPDEASFEFPRDDRLVDGEATDAADDDRTTDAESDTETEASNAEGDPTE, from the coding sequence GTGAGTACAGACGACACCCGGGACGCGATCATGCTGGCGACCTACGAGGCACTCTGCGAGGAGGGCTACAGTGATCTCACCGCCCAGTCGATCGCCGACCGAACCGACCGCAGCAAATCCGCGCTCTTCTATCACTACGACTCGCGCGAGGCTCTCGTCGCGGACTTTATCGAGTACCTGATCGAGGGGTTCGACGCGCGGGTCGAGCAGACTCGCGAGCAGCCGCCGCTCGAGCGACTCGCGGCGTTCGTCGACTGGTTCCTTGCCGATCCCGACGACGATGACCTGGCGTTCCACACGGCCTTCCTCGAGCTCCGAGCGCAGGCGCCGTACAACGATGTCTACCGCGAGAAGCTCCGCGAAAGCGACGATATCCTCCGGACCGCCGTCGAGGATATTCTTCGAGACGGTATCGATACGGGCGACTTTCGAGCGCACGATCCGGAGTCCGTCTCGGCGCTCTTGCTGGCCTCGTTCGACGGCGCGCGGATCCGCCAGTTCACGCTCGGCCGCGACGAGTACCTCGAGACGGTCAGAGCGGAGACCGTCGATCGCGTCCTCGCCGATGTTCTCACAGCGGACGTCGAGTTTCCCGACGAGGCGAGTTTCGAGTTTCCGCGCGACGATCGGCTCGTGGACGGCGAGGCGACGGACGCAGCGGACGACGACCGGACCACGGACGCGGAGAGCGATACCGAGACCGAAGCGTCGAACGCGGAGGGTGATCCCACGGAATGA
- a CDS encoding FAD-binding oxidoreductase, with translation MSSTPRGRWGWGFENELIDEDGLRDRKAFLESVLDFPERPVLEPTPIAEATIPEPEIEAPDHLDSFCTSNRAVRARRTYGMAPPENIRAFHGDFSPAPDVVAQPRTETDVEDVLEWATDRRVAVTPVTGGTGVAGGTSPPAGENRADYAGTVALDLRNLNDVLEVDEQSRTALIEGGTMGPDINDQLEAHGLHLRHYPQSYELSGLGGWIATRSGGHYATRYTHIDELVESVRMICPAGAFETQRLPAHGAGPDANRLVCGSEGSLGVITRAWMQVEPRPRYRSEAAVYFDGVLKAAAAIRRIVQAKLYPANCRLHDRVETTMYGLEDVDRDMVVLGFESTDGPTEGAIERALEICEEAGGDCPDGPDHHGEGYGCSRSPDSDVVRWGRAFQMGGAGNAAIPLCVVRGTVETAVTWDRFPAFHEAMLAAFDEVLEPECGMGHVSTRFSHVYPDGPAVYYTFQAPGDADPDRRIEQWRRIKRAGLDTVMEYDLTPTHHHAVGRNHREWYAEQIPENYGESLRAVKGVLDPAGVMNPGVLVDAPEEE, from the coding sequence GTGAGTTCGACGCCGCGAGGCCGCTGGGGATGGGGGTTCGAGAACGAACTGATCGACGAGGACGGTCTTCGGGATCGGAAGGCGTTCCTCGAGTCCGTCCTCGACTTTCCGGAGCGGCCCGTTCTCGAGCCGACGCCGATAGCCGAGGCGACGATCCCCGAGCCGGAGATCGAGGCCCCTGACCACCTCGATTCGTTCTGTACGTCTAACCGGGCCGTCAGAGCGAGACGAACGTACGGCATGGCCCCGCCGGAGAACATCCGGGCGTTTCACGGCGACTTCTCGCCCGCGCCGGACGTCGTCGCCCAGCCGCGGACCGAGACGGACGTCGAGGACGTCCTCGAGTGGGCCACCGACCGGCGAGTCGCGGTGACGCCGGTGACCGGCGGGACGGGCGTTGCCGGTGGCACGAGTCCACCTGCAGGTGAGAACCGCGCCGACTACGCGGGGACGGTCGCACTCGACCTCCGCAACCTGAACGACGTTCTCGAGGTCGACGAGCAATCCAGAACCGCGCTGATCGAAGGCGGGACTATGGGGCCGGATATCAACGACCAGCTCGAGGCGCACGGGCTCCACCTCCGGCACTATCCCCAATCCTACGAGCTGTCGGGACTCGGCGGCTGGATCGCGACGCGATCCGGCGGCCACTACGCGACCAGGTACACCCATATCGACGAACTCGTCGAGAGCGTTCGGATGATCTGTCCGGCGGGCGCGTTCGAAACCCAGCGGCTCCCGGCCCACGGCGCCGGACCGGACGCGAACCGACTCGTCTGTGGTTCCGAGGGGAGCCTCGGCGTGATCACGCGAGCGTGGATGCAGGTCGAACCGCGACCGCGATACCGTTCGGAGGCCGCGGTCTATTTCGACGGTGTCCTCAAGGCCGCGGCAGCGATCCGGAGAATCGTCCAGGCGAAGCTCTACCCCGCGAACTGTCGTCTCCACGATCGCGTGGAGACGACGATGTACGGCCTCGAGGACGTCGATCGCGACATGGTCGTCCTCGGGTTCGAGTCCACCGACGGGCCGACGGAGGGGGCGATCGAGCGCGCCCTCGAGATCTGCGAGGAAGCGGGCGGTGACTGTCCGGACGGCCCGGATCACCACGGGGAGGGCTACGGTTGCAGCCGCTCGCCCGACAGCGACGTGGTCCGGTGGGGGCGAGCCTTCCAGATGGGTGGTGCGGGCAACGCAGCGATCCCGCTCTGCGTCGTCCGCGGCACCGTCGAAACCGCGGTGACCTGGGATCGGTTCCCCGCGTTCCACGAGGCGATGCTCGCCGCGTTCGACGAGGTACTCGAGCCCGAGTGCGGGATGGGACACGTCTCGACCCGATTCTCACACGTCTATCCGGACGGGCCGGCCGTCTACTACACGTTCCAGGCCCCCGGCGACGCCGACCCCGATCGCCGGATCGAACAGTGGCGGCGAATCAAACGCGCCGGTCTCGACACCGTCATGGAGTACGACCTGACCCCGACGCACCATCACGCAGTCGGACGAAATCACAGGGAGTGGTACGCAGAACAGATCCCCGAGAACTACGGCGAGTCGCTGCGCGCCGTAAAGGGCGTCCTCGACCCCGCGGGCGTAATGAACCCCGGCGTGCTCGTCGATGCACCCGAAGAGGAGTAA